The Cellvibrio zantedeschiae genomic sequence GTTTTAGAAGTGTAAAGATTCGGGTGAGGGGCTATATAAACGGATTGCGCTGAAGGCTTGGTGTTCGGATATGCGGGGTGTGGTAAGCAAAGAAAGGGTAAATGCATTGTGCATTCCCCCTTTCTCTGTTGAGAAATTAAACTAATGTAATTTTTTCTTTCGTGATCAGAATTTTTCTTTCTTTATAGAGCTTGCTCAGCGCATTTTTATAAATGCCTTTGCTAACTTTGTATTGCGCGTAAATTTCTTCTGGCTCGCTTTTATCGGTAAGGGTTGATACTCCGCCGTTTTCTTTTAGGAAGTTTAAAATAACATCGGTAAGCTCATCGCGTACTTTGCTGTTTACGGGTTGCAAGCTCAAACCGATTTTGCGATCCGGCCGGATTTCTTTTATGTACCCTTTAAGCTTTTCACCGTAGAGCAAAGTGCGTGGAGAGTTATCGCGGAAAATTAAACCTAAATGGGTGTGATTGATAACAGCTTTGAAACCTAAGTCCGTGCGGCCGCAAATAATTAAATTGACTTCTTGTTGTACTTTTAATCCGCTCGCGCGTTCTTCCAGGTGATGGCTTAAGCGTGATGATGCAGTTATACGCGATGTGTGTTGATCCAAATAAACAGTTACGACATAACTATTACCTGCTTCCATAGGCTTTAGCTGTTCGTTGTAAGGCACTAGCAAATCTTTCGGTAAGCCCCAGTCCAAAAAAGCGCCTACAGCATTAACGTCTTTTACTTCCAAATGTGCGCATTGACCAACCATCACTTTTGGAGTCAGGGTTGTTGCGATTATGCAGTCATCGGAATCGAGATAAATAAATACATCAAGTTCATCGCCAATTTTTGCGCTGGAGGGAACATAACGTTTAGGCAGTAAAATATTGCCGTATTTATCGCCATCCAGGAAAAGACCAAAATCGACTTGTTTAATCACTCGCAAGCGATTCATTTGACCAATGTTAAGCATGTTTAACCTTTTGTTTACAGGGCATAATGGGCGCTATTGTAAAGCCTGCGTGTGATTAATGCTGATTTAATGTGTGAGTACTTTATGGAACTGTTTTCGTTTACCGCTCGCGAGCGTCGCTTCGCTTTAGAGCTGGATTTTGATTTGAAGTTAGAGCGTTTGGTCGTAGATGGTACGGTTATGTCGGTTAAGCCTTTGGGCGACCCTGCAGGAACTCATTTAGCTGAGGATGAGCATTTGGGGCAATTCCAGCTGCAGTTCGCTGTTAATCCTGAGGCGGTAAAATACCAGCTCCAACTTAAGGATGCGGAAACCATAGTGGGTGAGGCTGAGTTAAGTGAGCAAGCCAAGGCTTTGGTTGCTAGCAATGCCACTATTAGTGAGGCGCCCCCAGCAGCCGCTAAAAAGGCCAGTGGGTTTGTGCTGGTAGGCATTGCACTTAAGTTGTTTAAAAGTGCCAAGGTAATAAAGCTGGCTTTGGTGGGGGCTTCAGCCGCTGTTTACAGTGTGTTGTTCACGGTCGAGTTTGCGCTAGCTTTGGTTGCCGTGCTTATGTTTCATGAATATGGCCATGTGCGAGCCATGAAAAAGTTTGGTATTGCGACCAAAGGCTTCTATTTGATCCCTTTTATGGGCGGAATCGCCATAGGTGATAAGGCTCGTACCCAGTGGGAATCTTTATATATCTCCATGATGGGCCCGGTATACGGCTTGATCATGACATTGGTTTTCTTCCTCATTTATCTAGCTACCAATAGTCATTTTTGTGGTCTGGTTGCTGCGATCAGTGCATTTCTTAATTTGGTAAACCTTTTTCCCATACTTCCTTTGGATGGTGGACAAGTTGTTAAGGCTCTGGTGTTTTCCCGCCGCAACCGCTTGGCATTTTTGGCCTTACTCGTCTCTTCAGCGGTTTGTCTTTATGGGGCCTGGGTGCTTGGTTTCTACTTTCTATGTTTTTTCATTGTTATTGGGGTCGTCGACATCATTGCTAACTGGTCGGTGCCTGTTGCAGCTGATTTAGTCCCGCTAAAAACCTACGGTATTTGGTTTTCGCTGCTTTGGTATTTGGGAGTGGCCCTCGCGTTTATCCTTATTATTATGATGCTTGTAGCTGCCCAAGTGCCCGGTGCCGAAATAGTTACTAAGATATTAAGTTCTTAATTATTGATCACATATAGACAATATATAAAAAAATGTACTAATATGGATTTAAGTGTTCCATACTTGATTGAGGCTTGGATTCCTAGAGGTACATATGATTGCTGTAACCCAAACATTGCCTGCCAACGCGGCACAAGCAGCGGTAGGCACAGTGCTGAACATCATGGACAAATGGGCATGTTCAGAGAAGGAAAAGATGGCCTTGCTTGGAATAGGGCGCTCTACCTTGCATAAATACCAAGCCGCTCCTGCTAGTGCGCGTCTCTCCCCTGATTTGCTGGAGCGCATTAGCTACTTATTGAATATCCACGCCGTGTTGCGCATTCTTTTTGAAAACCCTGAGAACCAATACGGCTTTTTGCGGATGCCCAACAAAAATAGCTTTTTTAACGGCAAAGCTCCTATGGAGATTTTAAGCTCAGGTTTAATGAGTGCGCTTTATGAAGTACATCGCCATTTAGATGCTGTACGCGATGGGCAATTCGCCTAGTTGATGTGAGGAAGATGCGCTAATGGATATCAATGCAATTCCTCATGTTAATTTTCTTAACCAAACGGCTTATCGTTTAATTCCCAGTAAGTATCCTCCTAAATCTTTATTTGATGACGTTGCTAATCACGAAGAATTCGAAATAATTTTTGCTATACAAGAGCTTACGAATCCGCGCATTCGCAACGAGCTTGGCAATTTGAATCGCGTGCCTGCTGAAGAGCGTCCCTACGGTATTCGCGGCTGCAATTATGCTTTGGGCCCTTTTGTTCATTTAAATCCCGCAGGCTCACGTTTTTCTAATGGAGACTTTGGTGTTTATTACGCCGCAGAAGATGTGCAAACAGCCATCGCTGAAACTCGTCATCATCAGCAAAATTATTTTTCAGGTGTTATCGGATTAAAGTTTGATCGGTTGTCCATGCGTTGCTTAAAAACGCAATTCTCTGCAAGTCTGTGCGATATTCGTGGCGACCAATTTAAAAATAATCCCTGGTATGACAAAGATAATTACACAGCGGCACAACAATTGGGTGCGAGCTTGAAGCGTAATAAAGACGAGGGCGTTGTTTATTCTTCTGTTCGTTTGGAAAATAAAACATGCTACGCGTTGCTTTCTCCCAGCGTGATAAAAGATGTTATTCAAACAACCCACTATGAATATATTTGGGATGGCGAAAAAATTGTTGTCGCCTTGGAGACGACAGAAGTCGTCTGACCAAACGTGTTTTAAATCCCTCTGTATTTAAAAAATCATTTCTCATATTTGACGAATAACGATTATTGCGCCAAATTTTTCTGATTTATCTTTTGTTTGGTAATTTAACTGTTACTAAAAGAAGCAGCTCCCCAAAAATTTCTTATCTATCAAATAATCCGTTAGAATCATTAAGGCTGGCTATCAGTAGGGTTGAGCAAGCCGCTGATTTAATTTGATAACAAACTAAAAAGGAAAAGCTATGAACAGCAAAAAACATCAAATTCAATTTACAAAAAAAATCCTAACCTCTTTTATTGGCGCTTTCAGCTTATCTCTACTCGCACACACGGCCTCAGCGCAAATTGGTAGCGCAAGTGTGCAAGGTATGATTGCCTCACATCTTCAGCCGCAACCTGGCATTGAAGTTATCGCCAAAAATGTTGATAACGGTTATACCTTCCGCGCACTTACGCAAAAAGATGGTACTTACTCATTCAAGGGGCTTGCTCCCGGTAATTATCAAATATTCTTGGAAGCTGCTGCAGGTAAAGCACCTGAGCCAGTGGTATTAAAAGTTGGTCAATCAGTAGCGCTTGATTTCGAAATAGATAAGCCACTAACCAATGCTGATAAAGCAGAAGAAATTTTAATTGTTGGCTCGCAGCTTAAAATTAAAAGTAGCGGTGGCGAGATCGGCACTAACGTTTCGCTTGAGCAAATTAATAAGCTGCCACAAAACACGCGTAACTTTTTAGCCTTTGCGGATTTGGCACCGGGCGTGCAATTTAATCAGGGCACCGATGGTAGTACGAGTATTAAAGGCGGTGCGCAAAGCCCGGATGCAATCAACGTATTCATTGATGGTGTTGGTCAAAAGAACTATGTGTTGCGTGGTGGCGTAACGGGGCAAGATTCAAGCCGCGGTAATCCATTTCCACAATCTGCAATTGGTGAATATAAAGTTATCACCCAAAACTATTCTGCCGAATATGATCAATTGAGCAGTGCGGCAATTGTAGCTGTAACCAAGTCAGGTTCGAATGAATTCCATGGCGGGCTATTTTTTGATTACACCGACGAAGGTATGCGCAAGCCACGACCCAGTGAAGAAAAAAATAATAACGAAAAAGTAGAGAGTAACCAAAAGCAATTTGGCTTTAATGTGGGTGGTCCTATCATTCAAGATAAAATGCATTTTTTCTTCGCTTATGAAGGAAAAAATAATGCAGATCCCAAAGATGTTATTCCCGGAGGTGGTGCTACGGTTGCTGATTTACCTTCTGCATTACAAGCGCAGACCGGAGGTCGCTCAGCAGATTTTAAAGAGGATTTGTATTTCGGGAAGTTGAGCTACTTAGTTTCGGACGAACAAAAACTTGAGCTAACTGCAAAAATTCGCAAAGAAACAGAATTAACTGGAATAGGAGAGAGAAACGCTCTGTCATACGGAACTGACAAAAAGAACGATGAGACCCGCATTGATTTAAGTCACAACTGGCGTACAGACGATTGGATTAACGATGCGCATTTGTTGTATGAGGAAAATACCTGGAGTCCTCGCCCGCATTCGATGGGTAATGGATTTAAGTATTCAAACGGTGGCGGCCAGGCTATTTTAAACGTGGGAGGTGGCCCCGATTTTCAAGATAAAGGTCAATCAGGTTGGGGATTGCAAGAAGATTTTACTTATCTTGCCATTCAAGGTCACAGCATCAAAACTGGCATAAAATATAAATCGATTGAGCTACATGCAAAAGAGCAACAACCCTATAATCCGCAATACGAATACAACCTGCAATATGATCGCAATGCGAGTGTGCCCTTCAAAGTAAGGTGGGGTGCGCCGCTAACTGGTATTGGCGATGGCACTGCAAAAGGCGACAACATGCAGTTGGGTATTTATATTCAGGATGAATGGACTGCTACCGATAATCTTACTGTCAACGCGGGTTTACGTTGGGATTATGAAGAATCAGATAGCTTCCTCGATTACAAAACCCCAACTGATGTTGTGGAAGGAATTACTAAGTGGGTAGGTATTGGCAAATCTGATTTGGATATCAATGATTACGTCAGCACCGGAAATAATCGCAATTCATTTAAAAATGCCTGGCAACCACGTATAGGTTTCAGTTACAAATTTAATGACGAGCATGACATGACCTTGTTTGGTGGCGTTGGTCGCGCATTTGATAGAAACCTGTTTGATAATTTGCAGCTCGAAACTACGAAAGCGACTTTCCCGGCTTATGAAGCCTTATTCATCACTGCTGATCCATCGCATCCCTGTGCGCCTGATGCATGTGTTGCGTGGGATCCTAAATACTTGACGCGTGACGGTCTAACCCAGTTGCAAACGGGCAACAAGGGTGCTGGACGCGAAGTGTTTATGGTGAACAATAATTTGAAAACTCCTTACTCCGATCAATACAGTTTAGGTTTGCGTGGTAGCCTCAACGAAAATTGGAATGGTGAGGTGAGTATCTCGCGCATTGTGAGTAAGGATGGTTTTGCATGGCGTTTGGCAAACCGTCGCGATGATGGTAGTTTCTTTGCTCCCGGAACTACTTGGGGCGCACCTTGGGGGTTTGGTATTCCAGGCTTTGGTGCAACCATCATCGGTGACAATGGAATTGAAACAAAAGCCAATTCTTTTTATTTGAAATTGGAAAGGCCCAAAGCAGAATCTAATTGGGGATTTGCCTTGGCTTACACCTACACAGATCCAACAACCAATCGCGAGTCGGGTGAAGTTTTTGCACTGGATTATCCAACATTGAATGATTATGGAATGCATCCAGCCAACAAAGTGCCCAATCATCGTTTGGTAGTAACAACAATTGTTGGCTTACCTCTTGATATAGATTTTTCTGCAAAATTGAATTTGCAAACAGATCGTTACTTCTACGGAACTGATTGTCGCGTTGGTTGGACTGCCTGTAAGTTTGACACTTTTACACCTGATGAAAGCTTTATCTACAAACAATTGGATATTGCTTTCAGCAAAAATATTTCAACCGGTGGTTGGATAACAGATAGCAGTATGACTGTACGTTTGGATGTGCTGAATCTGTTTAACAGTTTCAACTACGACGGGTACGAAAGCTGGTTTGGTGGTGCTGGTGAAAATTTACCAGACAACTTTGGTAAACATAATGACAGTCTCGCCGGACCAACTCGCACTGTTAAGTTGGGCGTTAGCTGGAATTGGTAATTTACGATTGAATAAAACTGTGAAATAAAAAAAGGCGATACAGAAATGTATCGCCTTTTTTTCTTAAAAATTAAAACTTATTTTTTCGGTTTCAAATAGCCGTGCATATCTAACCAGCGAACAAAGCTGTCGAACCAGCCGGTGCTAGTGGTTGTTTTTGGATACATACCAAAGCCGTGCCCACCTTGTTCAAACAAATGGAATTCCACCGGACGTTTGGCTTCGCGCCAGCTATCAATCAAACCGTAACCTGCATTCGCAAAGAATGGATCATCTGCTGCCAAGCCAATAAACAATGGCGGTGCATCTGCAGGAACTTCGACTTTAGTTAAAGGACCGTAGATATCGCCGATAAAAGCAGGTTTCGCATCCTTACCGTAAAGCGTGGTTGAAATGGTAAGCATAGCGCCGGCAGAGAAGCCGACCATACCTATGCGATCTGCATCAATTTGCCATTCTTTGGCGCGCTTACGAATCAACGCGAAAGCAGCACGAGCGTCAGCAATTTGCGGTGCAAATTCAACTGCTGGATCCTGCTGTGCGAGAGGGCGATTA encodes the following:
- a CDS encoding site-2 protease family protein, with protein sequence MELFSFTARERRFALELDFDLKLERLVVDGTVMSVKPLGDPAGTHLAEDEHLGQFQLQFAVNPEAVKYQLQLKDAETIVGEAELSEQAKALVASNATISEAPPAAAKKASGFVLVGIALKLFKSAKVIKLALVGASAAVYSVLFTVEFALALVAVLMFHEYGHVRAMKKFGIATKGFYLIPFMGGIAIGDKARTQWESLYISMMGPVYGLIMTLVFFLIYLATNSHFCGLVAAISAFLNLVNLFPILPLDGGQVVKALVFSRRNRLAFLALLVSSAVCLYGAWVLGFYFLCFFIVIGVVDIIANWSVPVAADLVPLKTYGIWFSLLWYLGVALAFILIIMMLVAAQVPGAEIVTKILSS
- a CDS encoding TonB-dependent receptor; this encodes MNSKKHQIQFTKKILTSFIGAFSLSLLAHTASAQIGSASVQGMIASHLQPQPGIEVIAKNVDNGYTFRALTQKDGTYSFKGLAPGNYQIFLEAAAGKAPEPVVLKVGQSVALDFEIDKPLTNADKAEEILIVGSQLKIKSSGGEIGTNVSLEQINKLPQNTRNFLAFADLAPGVQFNQGTDGSTSIKGGAQSPDAINVFIDGVGQKNYVLRGGVTGQDSSRGNPFPQSAIGEYKVITQNYSAEYDQLSSAAIVAVTKSGSNEFHGGLFFDYTDEGMRKPRPSEEKNNNEKVESNQKQFGFNVGGPIIQDKMHFFFAYEGKNNADPKDVIPGGGATVADLPSALQAQTGGRSADFKEDLYFGKLSYLVSDEQKLELTAKIRKETELTGIGERNALSYGTDKKNDETRIDLSHNWRTDDWINDAHLLYEENTWSPRPHSMGNGFKYSNGGGQAILNVGGGPDFQDKGQSGWGLQEDFTYLAIQGHSIKTGIKYKSIELHAKEQQPYNPQYEYNLQYDRNASVPFKVRWGAPLTGIGDGTAKGDNMQLGIYIQDEWTATDNLTVNAGLRWDYEESDSFLDYKTPTDVVEGITKWVGIGKSDLDINDYVSTGNNRNSFKNAWQPRIGFSYKFNDEHDMTLFGGVGRAFDRNLFDNLQLETTKATFPAYEALFITADPSHPCAPDACVAWDPKYLTRDGLTQLQTGNKGAGREVFMVNNNLKTPYSDQYSLGLRGSLNENWNGEVSISRIVSKDGFAWRLANRRDDGSFFAPGTTWGAPWGFGIPGFGATIIGDNGIETKANSFYLKLERPKAESNWGFALAYTYTDPTTNRESGEVFALDYPTLNDYGMHPANKVPNHRLVVTTIVGLPLDIDFSAKLNLQTDRYFYGTDCRVGWTACKFDTFTPDESFIYKQLDIAFSKNISTGGWITDSSMTVRLDVLNLFNSFNYDGYESWFGGAGENLPDNFGKHNDSLAGPTRTVKLGVSWNW
- a CDS encoding CvfB family protein; its protein translation is MLNIGQMNRLRVIKQVDFGLFLDGDKYGNILLPKRYVPSSAKIGDELDVFIYLDSDDCIIATTLTPKVMVGQCAHLEVKDVNAVGAFLDWGLPKDLLVPYNEQLKPMEAGNSYVVTVYLDQHTSRITASSRLSHHLEERASGLKVQQEVNLIICGRTDLGFKAVINHTHLGLIFRDNSPRTLLYGEKLKGYIKEIRPDRKIGLSLQPVNSKVRDELTDVILNFLKENGGVSTLTDKSEPEEIYAQYKVSKGIYKNALSKLYKERKILITKEKITLV
- a CDS encoding alpha/beta hydrolase, translated to MIKPHFSRLAGALTLGLAAIGCSLTMPVLAQNDVMTPIAIPAQPSAIELGTGPLPGATAKESWHSQYGSVFARNVTVATLTPFFPATGKASGAAVIVAPGGGFRTLSMNNEGWDVAKALADKGVAAFVLKYRLKQTPADMADFEKSMAEMFSGAARANRPLAQQDPAVEFAPQIADARAAFALIRKRAKEWQIDADRIGMVGFSAGAMLTISTTLYGKDAKPAFIGDIYGPLTKVEVPADAPPLFIGLAADDPFFANAGYGLIDSWREAKRPVEFHLFEQGGHGFGMYPKTTTSTGWFDSFVRWLDMHGYLKPKK
- a CDS encoding MbcA/ParS/Xre antitoxin family protein, which produces MIAVTQTLPANAAQAAVGTVLNIMDKWACSEKEKMALLGIGRSTLHKYQAAPASARLSPDLLERISYLLNIHAVLRILFENPENQYGFLRMPNKNSFFNGKAPMEILSSGLMSALYEVHRHLDAVRDGQFA
- a CDS encoding RES family NAD+ phosphorylase; this encodes MDINAIPHVNFLNQTAYRLIPSKYPPKSLFDDVANHEEFEIIFAIQELTNPRIRNELGNLNRVPAEERPYGIRGCNYALGPFVHLNPAGSRFSNGDFGVYYAAEDVQTAIAETRHHQQNYFSGVIGLKFDRLSMRCLKTQFSASLCDIRGDQFKNNPWYDKDNYTAAQQLGASLKRNKDEGVVYSSVRLENKTCYALLSPSVIKDVIQTTHYEYIWDGEKIVVALETTEVV